Genomic segment of Streptomyces sp. NBC_01210:
GCGGGGCGGTCATCCGTCCGCCCGCGCCGATGGCGGTCAGATCGAGAGCGATCCCGCCCCACTCCAGCCAGTCGAGCAGCCCAGGCAGCTCGTCAGCGCTCCCTACGGCCACCAGAAGCCGCATTCGTTGCCCCATGAGGGCAACAGGCCCGGCAGGCCCCGTTCGGCGCAGCACAGCCGCGCCTGCGTCCGCCGGCAGCTCCAGTACGTCGAAGCGCAGGCCGGTGAGCAGCTGCACCGGATCGCAGTCCGCCACGGCCCAGCCGAGTTCGTTCTCGTACCACTGCGCGGTGCCGCCGTCGAAGGACGCACGGGGGAGCGGGACGGTGAAGGCCATACCCCCCGGAACTCCTGAGGCGGCTCGAGAGTTACGCAGAGTCGACAGATGATTGCACGCGGTGTCCGGGTTGGGGGCGTACAAGCCCATTCGAGGGCGCAAGGTTGTTCGCCCGTAGCTGAGGGAACCGGTGCGCGCTGCATGGACTGTCAGTCCTTACGGGTAAGACATTCCTAGTGGGGAGGGGCGACACGCCTGTTTGGCCGCCTTGCGTTCGCCATCGGCGTAGCGATGGCGAGGGTAACTGCCTGGCCTGCGGGAACATCGTCTCGCACCATCGGGTTGGAGCAGTTGTCGGCGTTCAGCGGTCAGGAGGCCACAGACGGGTGTCGGCAGTTGGAATGAGCGGTCCCCGCTTGCGGGACTAAGCTGCGGAAGGACAGGGAGGGGACCGACCCCTTACTGCCTGACCGCTCTGAGGAGCGATTAACGATGTTCGAGAGGTTCACCGACCGCGCGCGGCGGGTTGTCGTCCTGGCTCAGGAAGAAGCCCGGATGCTCAACCACAACTACATCGGCACCGAGCACATCCTCCTGGGCCTTATCCACGAGGGTGAGGGTGTCGCCGCTAAGGCCCTGGAGAGCCTCGGGATTTCGCTCGAGGCGGTCCGCCAGCAGGTGGAGGAAATCATCGGGCAGGGCCAGCAGGCTCCGTCCGGGCACATCCCCTTCACCCCTCGTGCCAAGAAGGTCCTGGAGCTGTCGCTCCGCGAGGCCCTCCAGCTCGGCCACAACTACATCGGCACCGAGCACATCCTGCTCGGCCTG
This window contains:
- a CDS encoding SCO3374 family protein; its protein translation is MAFTVPLPRASFDGGTAQWYENELGWAVADCDPVQLLTGLRFDVLELPADAGAAVLRRTGPAGPVALMGQRMRLLVAVGSADELPGLLDWLEWGGIALDLTAIGAGGRMTAPPPPGWSGSREAAVWLRPPVPGREVEPTLPALAPFGRSAGSGGGISPDLVRLVDTAATECHRARLLRTNTPQTNTQPLAFS